The DNA region AAAAAGTCGGAAATCTTTGCCAGGATTATGAGAATCAGAATGTTCGTCTTAATTCGGCTTGTCCAACGGCCTCCGAACGAGAACGGTCTTGCAGAGACCAGCCCGGCAGAGCTGACTTTGTTAATCTCGGTTGTCCAACCACTCTAACAAAAACTGCCGGAGCTGTTGCATCGCGCGGCCACGATGGCTGACGGCTGATTTCTCGTGCGGACTCAATTGAGCGAAGGTTCTTCCCAACGGTGGATATTCAAACACAGGGTCGTATCCAAACCCACCCTCGCCTCGTGGAGCGTGAGTGATCCGTCCTGGGCATACGCCAGTGAATGTTTTCTCCAATTGATTGGGTCCGACCAGTGCAATGACGCAAACGAATTGAGCGCCACGTTCTCTGTCCGGCACGTCTCGCAAGGCATCAAGTAACTTGGCGATTCGTTGCGCGTCGGTGGCCTGTGGGCCAGCATATCGAGCCGAGTGAACGCCGGGCGCGCCACCCAGCGCAGCGACTTCCAATCCTGAATCGTCAGCAATTGTCATCAGGCCGGTATGCTGATGATAGTAGCGGGCTTTCAGTAGTGCGTTGTCAGAAAATGTGCTTCCGGTTTCTTCCACCGCTGGCAGGTGGGGCCACTCTGACAAGTCATGAATGGCGAGATCAAGTCCTTGCAGGAGCTGGCGAATCTCT from Blastocatellia bacterium includes:
- a CDS encoding XTP/dITP diphosphatase, with amino-acid sequence MATHNTGKAQEIRQLLQGLDLAIHDLSEWPHLPAVEETGSTFSDNALLKARYYHQHTGLMTIADDSGLEVAALGGAPGVHSARYAGPQATDAQRIAKLLDALRDVPDRERGAQFVCVIALVGPNQLEKTFTGVCPGRITHAPRGEGGFGYDPVFEYPPLGRTFAQLSPHEKSAVSHRGRAMQQLRQFLLEWLDNRD